Proteins co-encoded in one Neovison vison isolate M4711 chromosome 9, ASM_NN_V1, whole genome shotgun sequence genomic window:
- the NAIF1 gene encoding nuclear apoptosis-inducing factor 1, translating to MAVPAKKRKMNFSEREVEIIVEELELKKHLLVNHFNAGVPLAAKSAAWHGILRRVNAVATCRRELPEVKKKWSDLKTEVRRKVAQVRAAVEGGEAPGPTEEDGAGGPGTGGGSGGGGAAVAPVLLTPMQQRICNLLGEATIISLPTTTEIHPVALGPTATAAAATVTLTQIPTETTYHTLEEGVVEYCTAEAPPPLPAEAPVEMMAQHADPSVKPQALKSRIALNSAKLIQEQRVTNLHVKEIAQHLEQQNDLLQMIRRSQEVQACAQERQAQAMEGTQAALSVLIQVLRPMIKDFRRYLQSNTPNPTPPSEAGQVAQNGQPDSIIQ from the exons atGGCCGTCCCAGCCAAGAAGAGGAAGATGAACTTCTCTGAACGAGAGGTGGAGATCATCGTGGAGGAGCTGGAACTGAAGAAGCACCTGCTGGTGAACCACTTCAATGCTGGGGTCCCTCTGGCTGCCAAGAGTGCCGCCTGGCACGGCATCTTGAGAAGGGTCAACGCTGTGGCCACCTGCCGCAGGGAGTTGCCTGAGGTCAAGAAGAAGTGGTCTGACCTCAAGACCGAGGTCCGTCGCAAGGTTGCCCAGGTCCGGGCAGCAGTGGAGGGTGGCGAGGCCCCAGGGCCCACTGAGGAGGATGGAGCAGGCGGGCCTGGGAcaggtggtggcagtggtggcgGTGGCGCAGCCGTAGCCCCCGTCCTGCTCACCCCCATGCAACAGCGCATCTGCAACCTGCTGGGCGAGGCCACCATCATCAGCTTGCCCACTACCACAGAGATTCACCCCGTGGCCCTCGGACCCACAGCCACTGCAGCTGCAGCCACGGTCACCCTGACACAGA TCCCCACGGAGACCACCTATCACACGCTCGAGGAGGGAGTGGTAGAGTACTGCACGGCGGAGGCCCCTCCACCGCTGCCAGCCGAGGCCCCCGTGGAGATGATGGCCCAGCACGCTGACCCCTCGGTCAAACCCCAAGCGCTCAAGAGCCGCATCGCCCTCAACTCGGCCAAGCTGATCCAGGAGCAGCGGGTCACCAATCTGCACGTGAAGGAGATTGCGCAGCACCTGGAGCAGCAGAATGACCTGCTGCAGATGATCCGCCGCTCCCAGGAGGTGCAGGCCTGCGCCCAGGAGCGCCAGGCCCAGGCCATGGAGGGCACCCAGGCGGCCCTGAGCGTCCTCATCCAGGTCCTCCGGCCCATGATCAAAGATTTCCGCCGCTACCTGCAGAGCAACACACCCAACCCCACGCCCCCCTCAGAGGCCGGACAGGTGGCTCAGAACGGGCAGCCCGACAGCATCATCCAGTGA